The Sulfurimonas sp. HSL-1716 sequence AAAGCGCGATAGGATTCGTGATCAATAAATATTATGTCGCTGTTGCCAATTATGATAACAAAAGTGTCGATATTTTGGATCGTAATTTAAAACCGATCAAAGCATTCGTGACAAACTCAAGAAACGTCGGTATAAAGATATATAAGAACTATTTAGTGTTTTCGGAGATGGATAATGACAAGATCATGGTGCTCCGCGATAAGAACAAGGGTAAGAAAATACCTGATTTCGAAGTTTACAAAGAGTTTGACAATGTCGGCACGATGCCTTTTGACGCTATGATCAAAGGCAGCAATTTCATAACCGGATTTTTCGAAAGTCCTTTTTTCGGGGTTCTCAATCTTGATACTATGAAGTATAGAAGGATCAAAATTCTGCTCGGAAACCGCAAGCCTGTCTTAAAAGTGCCTCATTTCGGATTTTGGAGCATCAGCAAAAAATATGTATTCCTGCCTGCCGTAGGCGACAATAAAGTTCTGGTCTACGACCCTAAATTTAATTTCGTTAAAAATATCAAAACAGAGGGACTCCCGGTATTTACATCTTTAAGTCCGGATCAAAAATATCTTGCCGTGACGTTTAGCGGCAAAAAATTCCCGGTCATCCAGATCATAGATACGGCGACGCTTAAAGTGATTAAGCGTTTTGAATTTGACGGAAAAGTTCTGCATGTAAGATGGTCAAATGAAAAACCGAAGCTATATGTATCGGTCAACGACACAAATAAGGTCGCTGTTATAAATACGAAAAAATGGTATCTGTCCCGTGAGATTTTTACGATCAAGAAACCATCGGGTATATTTATATATGAAGAGGCTAATAAATGAGCAGAGTGTATTTGACGGGTGCGGGTCCCGGTGACATAGAACTATTGACGCTAAAAGCGCTTAGAGTCATAAAAGAAGCTGACGTGATCATCTATGACCGTCTTGCTAATCCCGATATTTTAAAAGAAGCGAAAAACGGCTGCGAGTTTGTCTATGTCGGCAAAGAAGACGGCCATCATATCATGCCTCAAGACCAGATCAATGAAACGATCTATCAAAATGCCTTAAAATACAATAAGGTCGTACGGCTTAAAGGAGGAGATCCTTTCGTTTTCGGCCGCGGCGGAGAGGAAGGTGCTTATCTTAAAGAGCGCAATATCGAGTTTGAGATCATACCCGGCATCACTTCTGCCGTCAGCGTCCCGGCTTATGCGGGAATTCCTGTTACGCATCGCGGGGTAGCGGTATCTTTTCGTGTAGTTACCGCTCATGAATCTCCGAATAAAAAAGAGTCGCAGATCCCTTGGGACAATTATAAGACCGATGACACCATCGTCTTTTTGATGGGATTGCACAATCTGTCAAAGATCTCAAAAAAGCTTATAGGTATCGGCAAACCGAGCAATTATCCGTGTGCCGTTATCTCAAAAGGAACGACAAAAGATCAGAAAGTCGTTGTGGGTACGCTTGGCGATATAGTTGAAAAAGCTGTCGATATGCCTACTCCTGCACTCATTATAGTTGGAGAAGTGGTTAACCTTCGTGAACAGCTGCAATGGTTCAAGGGTAATGATTAATCAAAACCTTGATTTTCAAGAAGCAGTTTGCGTAGCACCCGATATATATTGGGTAGGGATGTTTCTGGAAAACGATCCCTTTCAATGTCATCCCTACCTCATAAAAAACGGTAATGAATCGATCCTGATCGATCCCGGCTCCATGCTGGAGTTTGACGAAACGGTCAGAAAGATAAAAACGATATGCGATATGGGATCGATAAAGTATATCATCTTGCATCATCAAGACCCCGATCTTGCAGCAGCGGTGCCGGAGATCGAAAAAATAATAAACAGAGACGATCTTTTGATCGTAACGCATTCGCGGATGTCGGCTCTTATCAAACACTATCTTGTTACCTCGAAATATTACGAAATCGACAAACATGACAATGTGCTTATTACTTCCAACAACTTCAGACTGGATTTTTTAACTACACCTTATTGCCATTCGCCCGGAGCATTCGTCAGTTACGAAGCCAAGACGAAGACCCTGTTTTCTGGAGATATTTTCGGAGGTATTGAAGAATCATGGGAGTTTTACGCCGATGAAACCTACTTTGAAAAAGCAAAAAGATTTCATCAGGAGTATATGCCCAGCAAAGATATTTTCAATTATGCCCTCTCCAAGATCGAAGAGCTCGATATTGACCTGATCGCGCCCCAGCACGGCTCTATCATCATCAAGAAATATATTCCCGATCTTATCCAAAAGATGAAAGATCTGGACTGCGGGCTTTATATCGAAGAGAAATATAATCTTGAACTTATAGATATCATTAAAGAACTTCAGGAAAAAGAGGAAACTATTTTCGAGCGCGACAAACTACTTTTTGAGCAGTCAAAAAGAGCGGAAATGGGAGAGATGATAGGCAGCATTGCGCATCAATGGAGACAGCCTTTAAGTGCAGTGAACACTTTAATAGCGATCTTAAACGAGAAAAACAACAGAAGCGAACTGACACAAGAAGAGATATCGGACAAACTCGCAAAAATAGAAAAAAGTGTAGTGTACATGTCCGATACTATCGAAGATTTTATCAATTATTACCGTCCAAATAAGGTCAAATCCGTTTTTAACGTCCATAAAGCGCTAAACAGAGCACTTGAGATAGTCGACTTTACCATCAACAAAGAATCTATAAAGATCGATCTGGACGTGGATGAAACTCTGAAAATAAACGGTGTGATGAACGAATATATCCAGGTGATTGTATCGATACTTTTAAATATCAATGACCTGA is a genomic window containing:
- a CDS encoding cytochrome D1 domain-containing protein, with protein sequence MKIKTILFGIALSLSLYVNAYAFEKIFVVERESSSLAVIEDDLPRSHMENMHNMNHGVVKFYGKDGYLISRDGYIVKFDPIKEKKLAEYKTSKSAIGFVINKYYVAVANYDNKSVDILDRNLKPIKAFVTNSRNVGIKIYKNYLVFSEMDNDKIMVLRDKNKGKKIPDFEVYKEFDNVGTMPFDAMIKGSNFITGFFESPFFGVLNLDTMKYRRIKILLGNRKPVLKVPHFGFWSISKKYVFLPAVGDNKVLVYDPKFNFVKNIKTEGLPVFTSLSPDQKYLAVTFSGKKFPVIQIIDTATLKVIKRFEFDGKVLHVRWSNEKPKLYVSVNDTNKVAVINTKKWYLSREIFTIKKPSGIFIYEEANK
- the cobA gene encoding uroporphyrinogen-III C-methyltransferase; protein product: MSRVYLTGAGPGDIELLTLKALRVIKEADVIIYDRLANPDILKEAKNGCEFVYVGKEDGHHIMPQDQINETIYQNALKYNKVVRLKGGDPFVFGRGGEEGAYLKERNIEFEIIPGITSAVSVPAYAGIPVTHRGVAVSFRVVTAHESPNKKESQIPWDNYKTDDTIVFLMGLHNLSKISKKLIGIGKPSNYPCAVISKGTTKDQKVVVGTLGDIVEKAVDMPTPALIIVGEVVNLREQLQWFKGND
- a CDS encoding ATP-binding protein: MINQNLDFQEAVCVAPDIYWVGMFLENDPFQCHPYLIKNGNESILIDPGSMLEFDETVRKIKTICDMGSIKYIILHHQDPDLAAAVPEIEKIINRDDLLIVTHSRMSALIKHYLVTSKYYEIDKHDNVLITSNNFRLDFLTTPYCHSPGAFVSYEAKTKTLFSGDIFGGIEESWEFYADETYFEKAKRFHQEYMPSKDIFNYALSKIEELDIDLIAPQHGSIIIKKYIPDLIQKMKDLDCGLYIEEKYNLELIDIIKELQEKEETIFERDKLLFEQSKRAEMGEMIGSIAHQWRQPLSAVNTLIAILNEKNNRSELTQEEISDKLAKIEKSVVYMSDTIEDFINYYRPNKVKSVFNVHKALNRALEIVDFTINKESIKIDLDVDETLKINGVMNEYIQVIVSILLNINDLIEERGLLEVKIDISVYKEDDHAVMLIKDNAGGISEEILPKIFNPYFTTKHQSVGVGLGLYIAKMIIENNMRGTLSAQNSENGALFCIRMLCED